A segment of the Candidatus Binataceae bacterium genome:
CTAATTCTTGCCGCCGCCTTGCCGATAATCGGCCATGACGTGGCGCTGCTCTATACCGTGACCATCGCCATCGGGCTTTGCGCAATCGTGGCTATATACCTGCTCGCGCTCAAGCTGTTTGGCCGATCGAGCGCAATTCTGGCCGCGGTTCTGCTCGCACTCTGTCCCGTGTTCGTCGCCTATTCGACGCTGGTTTTGAGCGACGTGCCGACCCTGACCGTTACGCTCCTCGCGGCTTGGGCGCTGGCGCGTGCTACCGATGAGGAAGGCCGTCCCGAGCGCGAGGCCGCGCTCTACGCGACGTGGATCATCCTGGGTTTCATCGCCGGATTCTCCGCGATCATGCGCCCGACTAATGCGATGATCGTGGGAGCAATCGCTGTCGCATTGATCGCAGTTCCGCCACGGGGCGTTGGTCTTCGCGGCATGGCGACTTGCGCTGCGGGCTTTTTCGTCGCGCTGGCGATTATGCCCCTTCTGCAGCTGCATTCAAATGCAATTAATTTCGGCGGCGCGCTAAGCAGCGGCTACGGATGGTGGGTGCCGGAGGTCTACTCGCAATCTGGTCGTCAGTTCAACCTCTCGCATCTCTTCGGACCGACCCTGCCGCGAAACCCGCACGGCAATGTGCCGGTCTACGTGACGGCGTTGTTGGGTTTGGACGGCATGCTGGGCGACCAGGGCGATCCCAGATATTTTCTCTACCCGTTCGCGGCGGCGGCCTTCGCGCTAGTCGGAATCTTCGCGGCGTTGCGGAACCGCGACCAACGCACCACGCGGCGCCTGGCATACTTCGGGCTCGCCTTACTCGGGCTCCTGTTCGCGGTCTACATTTTCGACTTGTTCACCGAAACCGCTTACCTGCTCCCCGGGGTGTTCATCGTATTCATGATGGCAGGGCATGGAGCGGTCGTGGCCAATCGATGGATGCGCGCGGCATTGAGCGCGCGCGCGAGAAGTGCTCCCAGGCTGGCCGCGGCGATCGGCGTGCTCATGCTCGACCTTCTGCTGTTGATTGCACTCGCTACGGAAATCTCGGTTCGCCTGTCAGCCGAACCGCTGCAGTCGCCAACCGTCGAATCGTTGCAACAAATCGAAGCGAAAGTCTCGCCCCGGGCCACGATCCTAAGCAATATCTCCCTTCAGCTTCTGGAGTTGTACCTTTCCGGTAGGTCGCGAAAGTTCGTCGCACTGAATTCACACGATCCGGGCGAGAGCTTCACCGACTACCACCTAAATCGCCTGTTCGCGAAGCGTGCGCTCGGATGGAGCGGACCGATTCCTCAGCTGCTCTTTGCCGATGATGTCATGGCTACCGCCGTGGTGAGCGGACTGAACGCTGATGCACGCAGCGCCGACGGCGCATATTTGCTGCTCGGTGCGCCGGAATCACCTGACTACGCGACGGTGGTGCGCGAGCAAGTGGACAAGCTGGGCGCAGCGTTCGCGATGGAACCGCTGCTGCAAAATCGCAACGTGGGGTTGTTCAAATTGGTTCCCCACTAGCGGACAAATTCACCGGCTGCCGTTAAGAACCCAGTGCCCACGAAGGTCGCCGGGACCGGATAATCCTCGCGCTATTTCCCGGCGCCGCCCTGGTCGCAGGGCCTACTCGCAGCCTCCAAATTGCTGCACCGACTCATCTTTAGCGTCCGTCGCGCGAATCCGAGGAAGCTCGGGGGACTCCTTGGCCCTGAAGGCAGGTAAGGAGCGGGCTGCCCTTTCACCGGTTGTGCTGATTCCAATCCGCGAGCCACCCGGTTTACGTGGAGGGGTCTCTCGTCCTATCCATAGAACCGGGCGGGAGCCTCGCGCTGCTGCACCAACAGGAGACAAATGAGACGGGAAATATTCAGCGCAGAACACGACATGTTCCGGGAGCAGGTGCGGCGGTTAGTCAATACCGAGATCGAGCCAAAAGTCGCCGAATGGAATCGCAACGGCATCAGCGATCGGGAAAGCTGGCGCAGATTGGGTGCGGCCGGCTTTCTGGGAGCAAACGCGCCGGAGGAATACGGCGGCGGGGGCGTGGACTTTCTGTACGACGCAATCGTGATGGAGGAACTCGCACGGGTGCGTGCTCACGGCCTGATGATGGGGCTGCATTCGGATATCTGCCTGCCCTATCTCAGCACCTTCGGCAGCGAAGAGCAGAAGCGACGCTACCTGCCCAAGGCGATCTCGGGTGAGACGATCCTGGCAATCGCCATGACCGAGCCGAGTACCGGTTCGGACCTGGCGGCGGTTCGCACCAGCGCCAAGCGCGAGGGCGATCATTACGTGATCAACGGCTCGAAGATTTTCATCTCAAACGGGCAGCTCGCCGACCTGGTTATCGTGGTGACCAAGACCGATGCGAATGCGAAGCCTGCCCATCGCGGTATCAGCCTGATCCTCGTCGACGGCAATGCGCCGGGTTTCGTGCGCGGGCGCAAACTCGACAAACTCGGCTTCAAAGGACAGGACACCAGCGAGTTGTTCTTCGAGGACTGCCGCGTTCCCGTCACCAACCTGCTCGGCACGGAGGGGCAGGGATTCAAGATGCTGATGGAGAAGCTCCAGCAGGAACGGCTGGTCTGTGCAGTAGGCGCCATCGAGAGCGCCAAGCGCTGCCTCGAAGACACCATCGCATACACCAAGCAGCGCCGCGCTTTCGGGCAGGCGATCTCATCCTTCCAGAACACGCAGTTCAAGCTCGCCGAGATGGCCACCGAGGTCGAAGTGGGACGCGCTTTCGTCGATCGCCTGATGGCCGCGCACGTTCGCCACGAAGACCTGGTGACGGAGGTAAGCATGGCGAAATGGTGGACGACGGAACTGCTCAAAAAGGTCTCCAGCCAGTGCCTGCAACTCTTCGGCGGCTATGGGTTCATGATGGAGTATCCGGTCGCGACCGACTACGCCGACGCCGCCGTGCAGGCCATCTACGCGGGCACCAACGAGATCATGAAGGTGATCATCGCGCGCAGAATGGGACTGGATGTCCGGGACTGAACCGGGAGAATTCGGCCGACCTCCCTTGAGGAAGGACAGCAAGGACTGAGATGTCTTAAAGCCCGGGTCCGGTGCGACGACTAGCTACCACGACCGGTAACCCGCGCGAGGGAGCGAACGCGATGCTGCGGCGTTCGAGGCGGGCCGTGTAACCGGGGACAGGTTTCAGTTCTACACGCGAGAGGATCTGGGCCAGAACGATTTTCATCTGATAGGTCGCGAAAGCCGCGCCGATACATCTGCGCGTCCCGCCCCCGAAGGGGAAGAAGGTGTACGGGTCGATGCGGTTGCTCAAGAACCGTTCGGGGTTGAACTTCAGCGCTTCCTCCCACAGGTCACTGCGGCGATGCGTGAGGTAGATGCATGGCGCGACTACCACGGCGGCGGGAAGTTCACGGCCCGCAATAGTGGCGGGAGCCTGCAGTTCGCGTCCCGCGTTCGGAATGACCGGGTCCAGGCGCATGGTTTCGTTGATGACCGCTTCCAGATAGCGAAGCTTGTTCACATGCTCCGCGGCGGTTGGTTCTGCACCGGTCACCGATCGGACCTCGGTTCGCGCGCGCTCGGCGACCTCAGGGTTTGTCAGCAGGCGATTGATGACCCACGACAACGATGCGGCGGTGGTTTCATGCCCGGCAAGTAACAGGGTCAACATCTCGTCGCGCAAGGTTTCCTGGTCGAGCGGAGCACCGTTCTCGTCACGCGCCAGCAGCAGCATTGAGAGAATATCGCCGCGCGGCTCAGCGCCCGGCTCGCGCCGCTCGCGAATAGTTGCGAACAAGAGTTGCGAAAATTCGCGATGCCACCTGACCGCGCGACCCCACGGGCTCCAGGGGCCGAGATCGATCTGCAGGGCGGGCAGATCGAACAACGTCCCAAAGCGGCTGGCATATACGGCGAATAGCTTTGTCAGGGTCTCGCGGATGAGCATAGCGGTCGGGCCGTTCTGCAATCCGAACACGCTGCGCATGATCACCTCAAAGGTGATTGCGCGCATTGCATGATGAAGCGGGAATGGCTGCTCGATTGGCCAACGATCGATCTCGGCGTCGGCAATGGAACGCATCGTATCGGCGTACGCCCGCATCCGCTCGCCATGAAAAGCAGGCAAGATTAATCGCCGGTCGTGCAAATGCGCAGGGCCATCCAGAAACAGCAGGGATCGTTCGCCCATGAACGCGCCCAGCGGGCGGTTCGCTTTGCCAGCCGCAAAGATCGCTGGGTCGCCCTGGAAAATTTCTCGAATCGCCACCGGGTCGCTGGTGAATACGAATGGCGAAACTCCGGGCACGCGCAACGTGAACCAGTCGCCATAGCGGCGCGCGCAATCATCGAGGAACCTGAAGGGATTGCGGACAAAATTGAGGGTCGCGAAAAAGCCCGGCCCCGGGGGCAATTGCGACGGCTTCAAGCCCGCGAGCGAAGTATCGGCGGCAGATGACACTGTTAGCTCTCCTCAGGCCTTAGAGCGGGGAACTCCCCCTCGACCGATCAGTGAACCACGAGGGTGGCGGATCGAGGGCCGTGCGCTATTCACTTACATTGCGTCGAGCTGCGGTCGATAAGGAGGGTCTTAAGCGGAGCAGCTCATGGCGATCGTTTCAGCCGACCGATGTGAGCGCTATTTTTCGTATCGTTCTACGGGCCGCAAGAAAAGGCACCGAGAGTGGTTCTCGGTGCCCCTTCTCCGCCAGTCATTTTGCGGAAGATCAGCCGACGTTGCGGCCCACCACGGATACGAAGCTGACGCAGCGACCGGGAGCGCCGCCAAGGTTGTGGGTCAGGCCGATCTTTGGATCCTTGATCTGCCGCGGCCCCGCCTCGCCGCGGAACTGGAGCCACATTTCGTACATCATGCGCAATCCCGACGCGCCGATCGGATGGCCGAACGACTTCAGGCCGCCATCCGGATTTACCGGCAGCTTACCCTCGAGGTCGAAGAAACCCTCCAGCACATCCTGCCACGCGGTTCCGCGCGGGCTGAAGCCGAGATCTTCGTAGAGCACCAGTTCAGTAGGCGTGAAGCAGTCGTGCACCTCGGCCATGCTGATCTGTTGGCGCGCATTGGTAATTCCCGCCTGGCGGTAGGCATCGACCGATGAAGCTACGACTTCATTGAAGGTCGTGAAATCGTAGTCCGGCGAAAGCGGCCCTTCGCCAGGTCCTGCGACGAATGACAATGCCTTGATGTAAATTGGATTCTTGCAGTACTTGTGCGCGTCTTCGGCGCGGACGACTATCGCCGCCGCGGATCCGTCGGAGACACCCGAACAATCCATGATCCCCAGCGGGTCCGCGATTTTTGGCGAGTTCTTGATCGCCTCGATCGATACTTCCTTTTGGAATTGCGCCTTCGGGTTGCGCGCACCGTTACGATGATTCTTCCACGCGATGCGCGACAGCACGTCCTTACCCTTTTCCGGATCGAGCCCGTACTTCTTGAAATACGCTGGCGCCAGGAGCGAGAACGATGCGGGAGCGGTCATGCTCCCTTCGGTACCGTCATTGGGAGGGACGTTTCCCACCAGTCCCGAGTAGCCCGAATCCTTGAGTTTCTCGACGCCGATCGCCATGGCAACGTCGAACGCGCCCGACGCGACCGCATAGGCGGCCTGCCGCAGCGCTTCCGATCCGGTGGCGCACATATTCTCAACCCGCGTCACCGGCTTGTATTGAATCTTGAGCGGCTCGGAGAGAGTGAGTCCGGAGATTCCCGAACCCATCGTGCCAAGCCAGTAGGCATCCACGTCATCTGGACCGATGCCGGCCGATTCGTAGGCCTGGTAGGCGGCATCCACTAGCAAATCCTCGGCGCCTTTGTCCCAATGCTCTCCGAACTTGGTGCACCCCATTCCGACGATTGCAACGCGATCCTTGATGCCTTTGCTTGCCATAGTCTCCCTCCGGCCCTAACTCTTATCTCTACGCGAGTCGCGAGAGAAGATTTGGAAAGGCGGTCAGGCCTATCGTTTTGGCCTCGCCTTCCAGAAATAGTTGTGCACGCCATCGGCAGTAAAGAGGCGGCGAAAAGTCATTTCGACCTCGTTACCGATGGCAACTTTCTCGGGTTCGCAATCAGTCATTTCGCCCAGGAACCGTCCGCCGCCATCGAAATCGATGACCACGTTGATGGTTGGCGGATTAAGCGAAAACGCCAGCCGATCAATCGCGTACGTTGCGATCCGCGCGGTCCGGTCCGCAAATGGATACGGTTCCATCTTATCACGGGCCCGGCACTTCACACAGACGCGCTGGGGCGGAAGCTGGGGGGTGCCGCAGTTGGTGCACTTGCTGCCGACAAAAGCGAATTTCCATTGCTCGGAACGAAACATGGGGGGGCCGGCAGGGCGGTCGGGGTCCGGCCGGCGCGGTGGCTCGGTGGGAAGAATCTCGCGCCACTTGAGGTAGCTGCCGTACGAGACGTCGCCCTTCGACTCGATCATCCTGCCGACCGAGCGCAGCGGTTTGAATTCGGCGATCGCCGGTGTGGCAGGCAGCACCATCGCGTCGGCGCCATCCGCGACCGATGCGACCAGCACCCGCTCGCCGGGCTTCAAGCTCGGCAGCACGCTCGCCAGCATCAGCCCCACATGGGCGGCGCCGGTTTGTCCGACTGTCAGTGCAAAGGGATCGGAGAGCTTCGCCGGTTCGATCCTCAATCCGCGGATGATCTCTTCGACCGCGCGTGGATTGGGGGCGTCAATGACGACCTTGGCGAGATCTCCCGGCGAGACCTTGGCCCGGGTCAACACGTCCTGGATGGTTTTGGTGAGGAGGGGCGCATAGGCCTGCGTTAGTGAAAAGCGCTCTTCCCAGGAGTGGGCGAATTGCTCGCCCGGCGCGCGCCAGGTGTCTAGAAACTCGCGGGTCAGCGAGGAGCTTGCCTCGCATTCCGCGATGACGTGATCGGTTCCCAGCACGAAAGCCGCCGCGCCATCGCCGTTTTGCTGCTCGGCTTTACCTTCTGGAGCGCCGAGCCGCGTATCGGCCATCGCCACGACGGCCTGAGAGCGGGAGCTGGCAGCCGCGTCGATGCCCTGCAGGAAAGAGGTCAGGCCGGCCCGGACCGATCCCGTCACATCCATCGCGCGAATCGAGCTTGGCAAGCGGGCAGCGGCGCCGATCACCGTCGCATTGAGCTTTTCGCCGTAGGGCGGCGTGGTGGTCGCGAACAGCAGCGTAGCGATGGTCCCAACGGGCGCGGACTTGAGGGCGTCGCGTACGGCTTCCACCGCCATCGAGGTGCTGTCTTCATCAAAACTCGCTACCGCGCGCTCGCCTTTGCTGGCGGCTACGCCGAGCACCTGCGCAATAGCGGCTCGCTTGAGCCGCCGGTATGGGATGTATGAGCCGTAAGCAACAATTCCAGCCATGTTCGTGATTAAACGCTGATACGGCGTGCGAGGTCAAACCAGTCGGTCGTTGCGGAATTCGACCAATTATCGGTTTCGAGAGTCCCTGACTTCCGCAGCGGCTTGAGGCACAGGGAAGAGCGCAGAGGTCCTGCTCCGGCTCTTTCCTGAGCGCTGGGGTTATCCCAAGCGACGATTCAATATGAAGGTCCCTGTCGCTCGAGGTGGCGGATTAGCGGGGCGTGATGGTCCGTGAACCCTTCGAGGGTGACCACTGCCGTCTGCCCGGTTCGAAACGGACGCTGGGGATCGCGATCTTCGAGCACGATTCGCACCGGGAAGCGTTGCGACAGCCGCACCCAGTTGAGGGTTGGCTCCACTGCGGGAAGGCCCTCTACCGTCGCCCCGTTCTGCTGATAGAGGGCCCAGCCGACCCCCTGCACGCGGCCCCGAAAACGCTTTTCTGGATAACTCAGCAGATAGACATCGACGCTCATGCCGGGGCGAATGTGATCGAGAAAGTTTTCGCGAAAGTTCGCCACCACGTACCAGGTGCGATCGTCGACCAGGCTGAGTACGTCTTTTCCTTCATTGGCGTACTGCCCAACCGAGATATTGAGATTCGTGACCAAGCCGTCAAACGGCGCGTGCACGTAACAATAGTTGACGTTCAAACGGGCGTCTTCCACCGCGGCCTCGGCCTCCTTGCGGCGTGCGTTGATATCGCCGAGCTGTCCGAGATTGTTTTCTGCGCGGCGCACTTCAGAACGCGCGTTGTCCACCCCGGCCTCCGCCGCGTGCACGCGTGATCGTGCATCAAAGACGTCATTGGCAGTAACGAAATGTCTGGCGAGCAGCGGCTCGATGCGTCCGAGGTATTGCTTGTCATATGCCAGGTCGGCTTCGCGTCGTTTCTGCTCGGCCTCCGCGGCGTTGATCGCGTCGGTGTAGGCTTTGATTTCGAGATTGGTGAGCGCGAGTCTCGCGGTGAGCCGATCGAGCGTGGCTTGGTAGGGACGTGGATCGACGACGAACAACAGCGCACCCTGCTTTACGTACTGATTGTCGACGATCGGAAGTTGCACGATCGGTCCGCTGACGTGCGGCGCAACCGCGATCATGTTGGCCCGGACGTAAGCGTCGTCGGTGCGTGGATAGACGTAGTAGATGCGGGTCACGTAAAGCGCGGCGACGATCGCCGTCACGACAATTGCTGCGCTCAGGGTTAGGCCAACAACGCGAAACGCGGAATCGCCGCCGGGTGAAACGCCCGAAGTCATCAGTATCGCCGTCAGATTCGAAAGAAAATCAGATAAACCATGGAGGCAGCCAGCACGGCGAGGGCGATGTAGACGGCTGGCAGCGGCCACAGATACGGTTCGATACCAAGTGTGACAAAGACCGGCCGGAATGCAATCGCCACGATTCCACCCACGATTGCGCAAAACAGCCAGGCAGGGAAATTGGCGCCCGCGATATTAATGATTGGGTCGCATCCGACGCATGCACACAGCAGCATCAGGCCAGCAAGTGATAACGACGAGAGATTGCGCATCGAAGCACCACGATTGTGCCCAAGCACGTGGTCGGATTCAATTCAGGCTGCGGCCCGGGCAGGAGTGAGGCAGCGCCAAAAGACTCTTAGACGGAAACAGGCGGAACAGCTATGGAAATCAGCGGTGAATGGAAACGGAAAGTGCTGAAGACGGTGGGCAAGCGGCGTCGTTGGCAGAGCAGACTCAGCGCACGCGAAGTCGCGATTGCCACAGTGGCGCTGCTCGTGGCGACCTTTGCAGGCTGCACCTATTTCCAGGAGCAACCGGAAATCCAACCCGATCGATTCGCGCCGCCTGCGCCCGATCGATCGTGGATAGAGGCCCGGAGTCTGCGCAAGGAGTATGCGGTCCCGCCTGCGCCCCAGAACGGCGGAGCGGGGGTGACGGTTATTCCCTCGCCGGCGAACCCGCAGATGCCTGCTGGCGAACGCCAGAGTCTTGCCACCCTCATCGATATTTCCCTGACCAACAATCCTGAGACCCGCCGCAGCTGGGAGAATGCGCGCGCCGCGGCCGCCGCCTATGGCGCGTCGAGAGCGCCCTACTACCCGCTGGTCACTACCGAAACTGACGCCGGCTACCAGCGAATTCTGCTTCAATTTTCTACCCGCACCGCCGCGGTTCAGCAATGGCAAGTCCAGCCGATCATCGATCTCACGTACACGCTGGCCGATTTCGGGCGGCGCAGCTCGGAAGCCGAAATCGCGCGGCAGCAGCTGGCGGCGTCGAACTTCGCATTCAATCGCGTCATGCAGAACGTGGTTTTCGGCGTCCAGCAATCGTTTTATGCACTTGCTGCCGCGAAAGCCGCCGTGCAGGCCGCCCAGCAGAACGTAGAACTTGCCAGGACCGACCTCGAGGCTGTTCAGCAGAGACTCGACCTGGGACTTGCGACGCAACCCGCCTTGTTGCTGGCGCGTGAGCGCAAGGCGCAGTCTGAGTTCGAACTCGAGAATGCGAAAACCCTGGTCAACGATGCGCGCGCGGCGCTGGCGGTGGCTATAGGGGTTCCGGCCAATCAGCCGCTGGATGTCGAATCCCTCCGAAACCAGGCGGTACCGAAATCGCTGGGACAGGAGGTCGATGAATTAATTGCCACCGGGGTGCGGGAACGGCCCGACTTGTCCGCAGAGGTCGCGCGGCTTCGCCAGAGCGAGGCGGAGCAGGCGCGGGCGCGCGCCGACTGGTTTCCGGTGCTGGGAGTGAGCGCCAACTACACTCAGGCCAACTGGTGGTACAACTTCAACGGTGCGCCCGTCAATTTCAACAGCCAACCGCAGTACGCGGCGTTGATCGGCTTGCGCTGGGATCTGTTCACCGGCTTTCGGCGCTTGAATGACGATCGTCGAACGGAAGCGAGTCGCTCGGCGCAGCGGGAGTCGGTGCGCTCGCTCGAGTTGCAGACCATCGCCGAGGTGTGGCGCTCGTACTACGATTTTCAGACCGCGGTCAAACGCTACGAATTCGCGCAGGCATTGCTGGCGGCCGCTCAGGAGGCCTACGACGACAACATCGAGACTTATCGCCAGGGGCTCAGCACGATCGTCGAGCTACTGACCGCCGACCGCGATCTGGCAAACGCGCGCTTTACGATGATCCAGTCGACTGCCGACGTGCTGACGTCCTCCGCGGCGGTCGCGAACGCAGTTGGCGCAACAACTCCCGGGCGGTGACTCAGGAGAGCGCCAAGGCGCCAGCGAGCAAAGATCGCGAACCTGGAGTGCCAATCCCTGCAAGCTTGACGCCCTGGCATCTTCCTATTCGAGCTTCACCAGCAGGCCACGGTTTTGTGCGGCCGCAAAGACCATTTTGAACACCCCGATCGCGAACACGAAGTAGAAGACGTTAAGCACCAACCCGCACCAGAAGCGGTGCGGGTTGAAGCCCCCGCCGGCCAGCAACTGGCGCATGCCTTCGAACGAATGCGTGGTGGGCAAGGTCCACGCAATCCCGCGCAGCCACGGCGGCAATGACTTCACCGGGTACAGCACGCACGAAATCGGTGCCAGCAATCCCGCGAAGCTCCATGCCAGCGCCTGGATCTTGGTGGTGTACCGGAAAATCAACCCGGTGATCATGATGCCGAGGGCGAATGCAAACAGCATCAGGTTGATCAGGTAGGGCACGAAGCCCGGCAACCACGGAAAGATATTGAAGTGATAAGCCGCCAGAGCCAGCAGCGAGGCCGCACCGACACCGACCATCGCCTTCGCCACGTTCACGCAGATCAGTCCCGTCATGTACTCCGAGATCGTCAGGGGCGTCGAGAACAGGTTTATCAGGTTACGCGACCACAACTCGTCCAGAAAGCCTACCGCCAGGTCGCGCTGAAACGAGTAGAACAGTCCCCATATGATGACCGCGCTCAACACGAACTTGATGACGTCCGGCTGCATGCCGAGGCCGTGCCCCAGGTAGGTCGTGAAAAAACCCCACATTACGACGTCTAGCACCGGCCAATAGACCATGTCGGTAACGCGATCTACGTTGCGCCGCGCTTCGTACGCGTGGCGCGCCATCACCGCGACTATCCGATGTGCTTTCATCCGCGTACCTCCCGTGCCACGCGCAGGAATACTTCCTCCAGCGCGGGCTCATCACGCTCTTCTTTCAGGATCGCGTGAGTTATTTCGATCGGGCTGCCCACAGCGATCACCTGGCCGTGATTCAGAAATACAATCCGGCTGCATAGCTGCTCGACCTCGGCCATGTTGTGCGAGGTGTAGAGAATCGTCATGCCGCGCTCGCGATTCGCTTCCAGCAACTGCTCTTTAACCCGGCGGGCTATCTCGGGGTCGAGGTACGCCGTCGGCTCATCGAGCAGCAGCAGTTCCGGATCGTTGAGCATCGCCTTGGCAAGCCCGATCCGCGTGTTCTCACCCGAGGAAAGCCGCGCGATCGGCTTGTCGCGCAGCTTTGCGACATCGAACCGCTCCAGCCATTCGCCGATCCGCCGTTGCGGCTCCTTGATCCCATAGAGGCGCGCGAACACGCTGAGATTCTCGTGCACCGTCATCCGGAACGGGAACGCGACGTAAGGCGAGCTGAAGTTCATCCGCTGCAGAATTTCCTCGCGATGCGTCGCCATGGACTTGCCGAAGATCCGGATTTCTCCGGAGGTCGGCGTGATAAGGCCTAGGATCATCTGGATCGTGGTGGTCTTACCGGCCCCGTTGGGCC
Coding sequences within it:
- a CDS encoding ABC transporter ATP-binding protein, whose amino-acid sequence is MLVQVENLTKRFDTFTAVDRVSFRVERGEIVGMLGPNGAGKTTTIQMILGLITPTSGEIRIFGKSMATHREEILQRMNFSSPYVAFPFRMTVHENLSVFARLYGIKEPQRRIGEWLERFDVAKLRDKPIARLSSGENTRIGLAKAMLNDPELLLLDEPTAYLDPEIARRVKEQLLEANRERGMTILYTSHNMAEVEQLCSRIVFLNHGQVIAVGSPIEITHAILKEERDEPALEEVFLRVAREVRG
- a CDS encoding ABC transporter permease, with translation MKAHRIVAVMARHAYEARRNVDRVTDMVYWPVLDVVMWGFFTTYLGHGLGMQPDVIKFVLSAVIIWGLFYSFQRDLAVGFLDELWSRNLINLFSTPLTISEYMTGLICVNVAKAMVGVGAASLLALAAYHFNIFPWLPGFVPYLINLMLFAFALGIMITGLIFRYTTKIQALAWSFAGLLAPISCVLYPVKSLPPWLRGIAWTLPTTHSFEGMRQLLAGGGFNPHRFWCGLVLNVFYFVFAIGVFKMVFAAAQNRGLLVKLE